The sequence below is a genomic window from Neomicrococcus aestuarii.
GACGTACCGAAGTCCCCGCTGAGCATCTTTCCGATGTACGTGAAGTACTGCTCAATGAGCGGCTTGTTAAAGCCATACGCTTCATTGATACGGGCAACGGCGTCGGGGGTGGCCTTGTCCCCCAAAAGTGCTGTGGCCGGACCGCCGGGCAAGGATCGAACCCAGAGGAAAAGCAGAATAGATAGCCCCACAAGCGTGGGGATCAGCAGCGCGATGCGCTTACCGATGACTTTGAGCATGGTTACCTTCCGCTCATGTGAGAGTGCGGCGCATCGGACGCACGCACCGCACTCTCACTTAGGAATAACGAGAACTACTTGGTGAGCTTGATCAGGTTGAAGCTCTCGTCATTGACTGGGCTCGAAGGGTAGGACTCCACGCGCTCCGCGAAGGCCAGCGATGGGGCTGGGTGCGCGAGTGGAACTGCCGGTACAAGCTCGGAGACCTGCTTGTTGATGGCCTCATAGAGCGGGGTCTGAGCTTCAAGCTTGGGCTCTTCGCGAGCTTCATCGAGCTTCTCAAACAGGTCAGCGTCCTTGAATCCAAACTCCGGCTTCTCACGGCCGAAGAACACGCCAACGAAGTTGTCCGTGTCGTTGTAGTCGCCCGTCCAACCCAGCAAGTGAATGCCGTGGTCTTCGGAGGACTGAATGCGATCCAGGTAGTCAGGCGACCACTTGTTTGGCTGCGCGCTGACCTTGATGCCAACTTCTTCCAGCTGCGCTGAAATGTTGGTGAATACCTGTTCTGGCGTCGGCATGTACGGCCGGGAAACACCCGTTGGGTAGTTGAACTTCACGGTGAAGCCGTCTGGGTATCCGGCTTCGGCGAGGAGCTGCTTGGCCTTCTCCGGATCGTAATCGTACTTCTCAACATCCTCGGTGTAGCCGTTGACTACTTCCGGAATGAACTCGATGGCCTTTTTGGTGCCCTCGGGCAAGGTCTGCTTGATAAGCGCATCCTTGTCGATCGCGTAAGCAATCGCTTGACGCACCTTGAGATCCTTGAGTTCCTTGACGGTCTGGTTGATGCCCAAGTAGAGAATGGTGAATGGTTCGCGGGCAACAATGTTGAAGCCGGCGTCCTTCAAAGACTGAGTATCGGAGGGCGAAACCAAGTCATAACCGTCAATGGTGCCGGCTTCGAGTGCCTGGCGGCGAGCCGTTGGCTCATCGATGACACGGAAGATGATCTTTTCGATCTGTCCCTTTTCACCCCAGTAGTCAGGGTTGGCGGAGAGATTGATTTCCTGTCCTGGGCTCCACGAATCGAATTTGAAGGGGCCGGTGCCTACCGGATGACCCTTCGCGTACTCGGAAAGCACTGGCGACTCGGCAGTACCAGTCACTTCATCAGCCTTGAACTCCTCAAGAGCCTTTGGCGACTGCATGGCGAAGGCGGGGAGTGAGAGAGCCGCGATGAAGCCAGCAAAAGGCTTGGCCAAGGTGACCTTGGCTTCGGAGTCAGAGGTCGCTTCGCAAGACTTGTAAACCGCGTTCGCCGGCTTGTCTGCGTAGCCCTTGAACAGCGACGCGTAGTAGTAGCCCACGGACTCGGCTTGCTGGAGGCCCTTGAAGTTGTACCAGCGGTCAAAGTTGAAGCAGACGGCCTCAGCATTGAATTCAGTGCCGTCTTGGAACTTCACACCTGTTTTGAGCTTGAAGTCATACGTCATGCCATCTTCGGAGGCAGTCCAGGACTCAGCCAAGAGCGGCTCGGGATCAGCCGATCCCTGCTTCACACCCACTAGGCCCTCAAAAATCTGCCGGGAAATACGGAAAGATTCACCGTCAGAAGCGTATGCCGGATCCAAAGACTTCGGATCTGAAGACGCAGCGAAGACGAACGTGGAGTTGACGGAACTATCGGCGGAGCCGGAAGAGCTACTGGTGTTGTCGCGTTGCGATTGAACGCAGCCGCTCAAAACGAGAGCTCCCACAGCCAGCATGGCGGCGGAGGAGAGAGCGCCTTTGCTGAATTTCAGAGACATGACGAATTCCCTTTGGTCGAGTGACGCGAAAAGATGAAATAACCTTTTCACTTCCGGGAAGCCTACCCTGATATGTGGTGTGGGTCACGCAAAATGTACGCATTTGAAAGCAAACGTTCACAAATATTTAACGCGAGCCAGAAACGCGCCGGAGAAAAAGAAAACCACGAGTAAACAGCCAAGAGGTAACTGCGGAACAAAAGGGAATACAGCCGAAAAATAAAGAGACCGCCGACCGCCCTCCCAGAAGGAGCAGCGGCCGGCGGCCTCAATGCAAGCGGGAACGCTTACAGAATTACGCGAACTTAGATTCGTTCAGAAGTGTGCTTACGCAGAGTAGAGGAGGAGCCCAGAACGTCTCCGTCCTTCCAGTCCTGCCAGCCTTCGCGACCGCCCATGAAGGCCTCGATCTCTTCCTTGCTGGCGGTCAGCTTTGGATCATGCTTGAGGTAGTGGCGCGTTTCGCGGGCCACCATGCCAGACATGATGAGCAAACCAATGAGGTTCGGGAAGGCCATGAGGCCGTTCATGACGTCGGAGAAGTTCCAGACGACACCCAACTGAACCGTGCAGCCAACGAAGACAACGAGTGAGAAGAGCACACGGAACGGCATAACCGCGCCGCGACCGAAGAGGCGCTCAACGTTACGTTCGCCATAGTAGGCCCAACCCAGAATGGTGGAGTAGGCGAACATGACCAGACCGATGGTCACAATCCAGTGGCCCCAGGTTCCTGGAAGACCGTGCGTGAAGGCCTCGCCGGTCATGATGGCGGCGGAGATCTGCTTGCCGGACTCATCAACCTGCGACCAAACGCCGGTAGTGATGATGACCAAGCCGGTGCAAGAAACCACAATAATGGTGTCAATGAAGGTCTGAGTCATCGATACCAAGCCCTGGCGAACAGGGTGGGTGGTCTGAGCGGCTGCGGCAGCGATAGCTGCAGAACCCATGCCGGATTCGTTAGAGAAGATACCGCGAGCAACACCGTACTGAACGGCGATGATAATCGCGGAGCCAGCAAAGCCGCCGACGGCAGACGTGCCCGTGAATGCCTCGCTGAAGATCTGAGCGAAAGCCGCAGGAACAGCGCCAATGTTGGCGATCAAGATGTAGAGAGCGCCGAGCACGTAGAAGATGATCATGATGGGCACGAAGCCTGCGGTGACCTTACCGATGGACTTGATGCCGCCCACCAGAACAATCAGAGTAGCGCCGGCAAGAACTACGCCGGTGATCCACGTTGGGATGCTGAAGGAGTGCTCGAGGTTCACAGCGATGGAGTTACCCTGCGTCATGTTTCCAATACCGAAACACGCAAGAACTGCGAAGATTGCGAAAGCTAGGCCGAGGATCTTGCCAACGGGTCCCTTGATACCGCGCTGCAAGTAGACCTGAGGACCACCGGACTTTTCGCCGGCTTCGTCCGTGGTGCGGTAGCGCACACCGAGGTATGCCTCGGTGTACTTGGATGCCATACCCAAAACGCCGGTAACCCACATCCAGAAGAGAGCGCCCGGTCCACCGATGCCGATGGCCGTTGCCACGCCGACGATGTTACCCGTACCAACTGTTGCGGCAAGCGCCGTAGTAAGTGCCTGGAACTGGGAGATATCGCCTTCAGAACCCTTGTCCTTGCGGCGGAGAATACCGAGATCGAGTCCAGCCCAAAGCCGGATAAATTGAATGCCGCCAAGACGGATGGTCAGGTAGATGCCGGTTCCTAGGAGGAGCGGAATGAGGAAGAAAGGTCCCCAAACAAAGCTTCCGATTTCTCCTAGGAATTCCTCCACGTTTGTCCAAAACATGTGAATTCCATTCTTCAATTGGTGCGAGCAAGATCTGAGGCAGTGATGAGCACCACAGATGGGGATATCGTACGCGAAAAAGAACGCGTTAATCACTCACTTTTGTTACCAACAGGAAAACTTTCTCTAACCCCCGAGGCCGAGTTCAAGAAGGGGGCTATGGCATCCCGGCCAGCCGCAGAAGCGCGGCCGTCAGAGCACCCGCAATCACCACTACTAAGAATGAAGCCTTGAAGTACAGCGCCACTCCAGCCACCAGCAACGCGCCAACACGAGCATCTAGAACTAGCGTCTGACCACTCGCAACAGTGTTCACGATGGTGAGAGAAGCAAGCAGTCCGATGGTAATCATGCCCGCCACCCGGAGAATCCGCTCATCCTGCAAAAACCGCGCCGGAATCAGGTATCCCGCAAACTTCAATCCAAAAGCGGCGGCGCAAGAAATCAGAATCCAACCCCAGAGGTCCATTTAGTGCCCTCCTTCCGGGGCCGCGCCGTCGTTCTGTGTAGGCGAGGTAGTTGGGGGCAGCGACGGTTCCGGGGCCGCGCCGTCGTTCTGTGTAGGCGAGGTAGTTGGGGGCAGCGACGGTTCCGGGGCCGCGCCGTCGTTCTTTGTAGGAGAGGACGACGACGCCTGCTTCCGCGAGGTGCCCGCGTTCGGCTCATCGTAGGGGTTCATTTCCGGCTCGAGCCCCTGACCGCGGCGCCCGCGACCGAACCATCCCCACAATCCCGCGATCAGTGCGGCGATCAGGATGGGGATTCCGGGCGGCGCAAACGGCACTGCAATAACGGTTGCGAGGGCGCAGACGACGGCGATGGCCACCGGTTGGCGGGCCGTCAATCGCGGCCACAACAACGCCAGAAACGCAGCCACGGCGGCTCCGTCGAGGCCCCACTGGCGCGGATCCCCCAGCGCGTCGCCCAGCAGAGCACCTGCAACGATGAACAGATTCCACAACACGAAAACGCCGACGCCGGCAACCCAGAAACCGCGCCGCATTTCGCTGTCGGTGGTCTGGCCGGATGCCGTGGCAAGGGATTCGTCGATGGTCACATGCGCCATGAGGACTTTGGTGAAGCCGTGCGGGCGCATGAGCGCGTTCATTTGCATGCCGTACAGCAAGTTCCGTAAGCCCAGCAGCGTTGCCGCTCCAAAAGCAGAGGCACCCGCGCCTCCGCCAGCAATGACGCCCACGAAAGCGAATTGCGAGCCGCCGGTAAACATGAGCAGCCCCAACGCCATGGTCTGCCAAAAGCTCAAGCCGGACGCCACGGACAATGCCCCAAAAGAGATCCCGTAGAGCCCGGTCGCCAAGGACACGGAGAGCCCAATCTTGGTGGCCGGGGTCAACAGGGAAGAAGCCGCGGTGGAAGGCACGGAAGACATCACTTCACCTTAACAGCGCACCGCAGAACCCCTGAAAACAGGCTCAAATCCCTGTCTCAGCACGTAACGCGGCGGGCCGGTTGCTGGTCAGTTGTTGGACGCCGAGACCGGTCAAATAGGTAGCGTCTGCGAGCGCGTCCACGGTCCACACGCGCAGCACGCGCCCCGAAGAAATCCACGAGGAGACTTGCTCAGGATGTTCGCGCACAAATTCTTTGCCCGGCCCGGCAATTCCTACCACGCCAGTCCCGATGTTCTCGATCCCCCGGTTCAACGCCCCGGTCAGCACATTGGTGACGGCGGTGCGGCCCAGCTGACCGAAGGCCAGTACTTCCTCGACTGCTTCCTCGGTCACGTCGGCCACGAGTTGGC
It includes:
- a CDS encoding alanine/glycine:cation symporter family protein, with the protein product MFWTNVEEFLGEIGSFVWGPFFLIPLLLGTGIYLTIRLGGIQFIRLWAGLDLGILRRKDKGSEGDISQFQALTTALAATVGTGNIVGVATAIGIGGPGALFWMWVTGVLGMASKYTEAYLGVRYRTTDEAGEKSGGPQVYLQRGIKGPVGKILGLAFAIFAVLACFGIGNMTQGNSIAVNLEHSFSIPTWITGVVLAGATLIVLVGGIKSIGKVTAGFVPIMIIFYVLGALYILIANIGAVPAAFAQIFSEAFTGTSAVGGFAGSAIIIAVQYGVARGIFSNESGMGSAAIAAAAAQTTHPVRQGLVSMTQTFIDTIIVVSCTGLVIITTGVWSQVDESGKQISAAIMTGEAFTHGLPGTWGHWIVTIGLVMFAYSTILGWAYYGERNVERLFGRGAVMPFRVLFSLVVFVGCTVQLGVVWNFSDVMNGLMAFPNLIGLLIMSGMVARETRHYLKHDPKLTASKEEIEAFMGGREGWQDWKDGDVLGSSSTLRKHTSERI
- a CDS encoding ABC transporter substrate-binding protein, translated to MSLKFSKGALSSAAMLAVGALVLSGCVQSQRDNTSSSSGSADSSVNSTFVFAASSDPKSLDPAYASDGESFRISRQIFEGLVGVKQGSADPEPLLAESWTASEDGMTYDFKLKTGVKFQDGTEFNAEAVCFNFDRWYNFKGLQQAESVGYYYASLFKGYADKPANAVYKSCEATSDSEAKVTLAKPFAGFIAALSLPAFAMQSPKALEEFKADEVTGTAESPVLSEYAKGHPVGTGPFKFDSWSPGQEINLSANPDYWGEKGQIEKIIFRVIDEPTARRQALEAGTIDGYDLVSPSDTQSLKDAGFNIVAREPFTILYLGINQTVKELKDLKVRQAIAYAIDKDALIKQTLPEGTKKAIEFIPEVVNGYTEDVEKYDYDPEKAKQLLAEAGYPDGFTVKFNYPTGVSRPYMPTPEQVFTNISAQLEEVGIKVSAQPNKWSPDYLDRIQSSEDHGIHLLGWTGDYNDTDNFVGVFFGREKPEFGFKDADLFEKLDEAREEPKLEAQTPLYEAINKQVSELVPAVPLAHPAPSLAFAERVESYPSSPVNDESFNLIKLTK
- a CDS encoding AzlD domain-containing protein, with the translated sequence MDLWGWILISCAAAFGLKFAGYLIPARFLQDERILRVAGMITIGLLASLTIVNTVASGQTLVLDARVGALLVAGVALYFKASFLVVVIAGALTAALLRLAGMP